A region of the Epinephelus fuscoguttatus linkage group LG13, E.fuscoguttatus.final_Chr_v1 genome:
TATCAACCCCTTGTTGTTTTTAGACTTACCAGCCTAACCAGTGGATATTCATAAAAGTGTAACGAAAgatacaaatgttaaaaaaaaacaaccttatCTTGTTTTTCAGACCACCTGCTACATTCTGGTGATCACCATTGCCAACATTGCCAACCTAGCCAGTACGGCTACATCTATCACAATCCAGAGGGACTGGGTGGTGGTTGTGGCAGGTCAGGACAGCAGCACTTTGGCAGGTCAGTGTTTCTTTACCAGCTGCGAGCATATCATTGAATATAGGTGTCACAGGACCTGTTATCAGATCTCTGTAGTGAGGCAGACTTTGAACTCTAGATGCTGACTCACTCTCATTTTTCACCTTTATGCCCCCACAGTTTCCCCCTGATTGTTATGAACTATTCAAAAGAATTGCTCACATGATGGAAAACTTTCATGAACTTGATGACCTTTGTCATTCTGCTGTGCTAGTACCATCATTTTTTATCAAAACCTGCTATATGCAGGTAGACTTACCAAAATAAAAGGACTACAAGGGGCCACTATTTGATCACATAATTTGTTTGTCAGTATTTAATAAGGTGTTATGAAACAGTTAATATTGACTTACACATCCTTCCACTCTGGTATGAACAGACATGAATGCCACAGTGCGGATTATCGACCAGCTGACCAACATCCTGGCTCCCATGCTGGTGGGCCAGATAATGGCCTTTGGCTCCCATTTCATTGGCTGTGGCTTCATCTCTGGCTGGAACCTGTGCTCTATGTGTCTGGAGTATGCACTGCTATGGAAGGTCTACCAGAAGACACCAGCATTGGCCGTGAAAGCTGGCCAGAAGGAGCAGCAACATGAGCTCAAACAGCTCAGCCCCCCAAAAGGTAGTTGCAAGAACTTTGTGTTTCACCTGTACCATCTGAGACTATctggtattttatttttggtaataAGCATCTTACTCACTGGATGAGTGTGGAGAGTTTTGGCCTTTGTGATGATTTGAACTGAACTAAATCTCTCCATGCTCCTTCCCTCTCTCAGATTTGGAGGATGGCCAGAGTCCTGAAGAGTCATCTCAGCCTCTGATGAATGATACCTCAGTTGTGGCCAAACCAGATGCTCCCAAGCATCACGGCTGTTGCTACCAGATGACGGAACCCCTACGTACCTTGAAGGCTGGCTGGGTGGCCTACTACAACCAGAACATTTTCTTTGCCGGCATGTCCCTGGCTTTTCTCTACATGACCGTGCTTGGCTTTGACTGCATCACCACGGGCTATGCCTACACTCAGGGCCTCAATGGCTCAGTGCTCAGTCTGCTGATGGGGGCCTCAGCTGTTTCGGGCATCTGTGGTACCGTCGCCTTCACTTGGGTTCGCAAGAAGTGTGGCCTGATCCGCACAGGCTTCATTTCAGGCATGGCCCAGCTGTCCTGCCTCATGCTGTGTGTTATCTCGGTCTTTGCTCCTGGTAGCCCCTTCGACCTCAGTGTCTCGCCCTTCCAGGATCTGTACACCCACCTGATCGGAGAGAAGACACTGCCCGAGGCTGACCACAGCCTCACCAGCGTTCTTACCGGTGGAAACGCCACTACTGCTGCACCAGCTGAAGAGCTGCCACCGCTGCAGTCCTACATGTCTGTTAGTCTGCTGTTTGCTGGCGTCATTGCTGCTAGAGTTGGTGAGTAAAATAGTCCCCCTTCAATTTTTTGTGGTGGTTATCTAAATACCAGGATATTGTATTTGATATTATGTTGTTATGGAGCAGAGTAGAAGCTCCAAAGTGCAGTTGATTGCCATTGAAGTAAATGGTGCAGAGTCTGAgttggtttgttttattgttttatttgaaagGAAATTAGAGTTTCCTCGTGTTGTTGGCAAGTTCACTTCCGTTCATAAGATTGTAAAAGACTGTTTTCTAACTTATGACTTCCTGAAGGTGACTCAGGCACATCCACACAGGTTTAACTTTTTCATAAGTAACCAGAATTTGTGCCGCATGTGTCAGAGCAATATTTGCAACCTTTGATTCCAATAATATTGCCTGATAATTACCGCTTACAGCTACTGATGTCTACTGAAGTGGTTATAATGTGGCTGTAAAAATACCATTAGGACTGACTGTTGATCTCTGTCTTGCAGGCCTGTGGTCTTTTGACCTGACAGTGACCCAGCTCATCCAGGAGAATGTGATTGAATCAGAACGAGGTGTGATCAACGGCGTCCAGAACTCCATGAATTACCTCTTAGACCTACTGCACTTCATCATGGTGATTCTGGCTCCAAACCCAGAGGCCTTCGGCCTGCTGGTCATCATCTCCGTGTCCTTCGTGGCCATGGGTCACATCATGTACTTTGGATTTGCCTTCAGGAGCCTGGGCAGCCgccttttcctctgctgctcgCCAGAGCAGAAGATGGAGACGGTGGACAGCCCCTCACTACCTACCACTGTCTAACCCCACTAAAGAGACTCTGTCCTGGGTACATATTTCTCAagccttaccctaaccttccaTTTTATCTTTCTAATATCTTTGCTTGTAGCTGGCCTGGTAACCTAACATGCTATGCATACTGTAGCCATGAATACAGCATTAATCATAAGTAGAAGGAAATGGTTAGAAAGCTTACAGTCATAGGAATCTAATCCACAGTTAACACTTGAGATAT
Encoded here:
- the slc40a1 gene encoding solute carrier family 40 member 1, whose amino-acid sequence is MDNSEPKRTCCESVRDFFTSAKFLIYMGHALSTWGDRMWNFAVAVFLVELYGNSLLLTAVYGLVVAGSVLLLGAIIGDWVDKNPRLKVAQTSLLVQNSCVIVCGILLMVVFQFKEQLVELYNGWILTTCYILVITIANIANLASTATSITIQRDWVVVVAGQDSSTLADMNATVRIIDQLTNILAPMLVGQIMAFGSHFIGCGFISGWNLCSMCLEYALLWKVYQKTPALAVKAGQKEQQHELKQLSPPKDLEDGQSPEESSQPLMNDTSVVAKPDAPKHHGCCYQMTEPLRTLKAGWVAYYNQNIFFAGMSLAFLYMTVLGFDCITTGYAYTQGLNGSVLSLLMGASAVSGICGTVAFTWVRKKCGLIRTGFISGMAQLSCLMLCVISVFAPGSPFDLSVSPFQDLYTHLIGEKTLPEADHSLTSVLTGGNATTAAPAEELPPLQSYMSVSLLFAGVIAARVGLWSFDLTVTQLIQENVIESERGVINGVQNSMNYLLDLLHFIMVILAPNPEAFGLLVIISVSFVAMGHIMYFGFAFRSLGSRLFLCCSPEQKMETVDSPSLPTTV